GTTTATTTCTTAGGTTATGTGGATTCTGGACTCCATCCTCTCTCCAAAGTTCATACTCTGTATTCTGGACTCCTGTTAACTCCATCCTCTCTTCAACTCCGTATTCGCTCTTCTCACCGTCGTCCCGACCACCACCACAACACCACCCTTCTCTCCTCCTTGATGATATCCCAAAGCACTCAGGTCCTAGAACCACGAAGGCACAACCCATCCCAATTCTCTCCTCCTCGTCGACACCACCCATCTCGATTCCTAGACGACAACATTGTCTTCGCGATCATCATCACCCCACCACCGTCGTCGCCTGCtataattttggtaattttgaaTTAGGCATTTgttatttatgtgaatttttggtttagggatttagggtttgTGAATCAGGAATGGTATAGATTTTATTCTGGGTTCTAAATTTCTGGTTAGGGAATACAAGTTTTGTAGCGGTCACAAGGAAGGTTGTGGGGATGGAATTGTATTCATTTGATATATGTGTAtgttctttaattttgttttcattgttTGGTGCAGAATCTTTAATTTTGCTTCCAATTTTCAAAAAACCCAAATTGGTTTTGATTTGGGTTTCCTGATGGTTTTATCTCATGAGAGACATGAGTTTGGCCTTGGAAAGGATCTTGAAGATGGCATTAATGGTGGCACAGGTGTGGTGGAAGCCGGGCTGGCGGTCGATCCAATCGAAGAACTTGAGGCAGGAGAGGACATCATGATCGTTGCTGCTGTACCGTAGGACTCGTGGGGACCCGTAGGAACTGGCTCATTTCAAAAGAGCCGGGTTAGGTTCGGATCTCAttttgaaaaatccaaaacccaCCCCGCCCCACCCCACCTCGTGTCATTTACAAATGGGTTCGGTTcgattccttcaattttgggcccagcccggcccgtgcccacccctagtatgGCCCGTATAGGTACACTTTCACTGTGTCAATGATACAATACATTAATAAGTTTCTCTTCAATTGACGTTGTTTTATTGACACGAGACACATGCAATCAAGTTGCTCTCCAAGTCTAGGGACTCGAGATTACATAATATCAGCCTAGCACTGCCTAGGTCCCGCTTAGGCACTAGGAGGTTGATCACCGCCTCGATTAATCCCAAGGCATTtagaaattaagaaagggcgtCTAGACCACCTGTCTAGATTGTGACTCTCATTTAGataaaaaatacataacttttcatttttgcatttttattttttaataaattataagagaaatacttagatgaacacacattataggtttgtttcccaaagaaattatgtattttttgagTTTAAGCAGACATTTATTTATACGATATACAatcaatttacttaaatccacctagACCCCGCTTAGTTACCTAGGCGCTAGGCTCTAGCTCGTCGCTCGAGTAGTGCctactaggggtgggcacgggtcGGTCCCAAATTTGAAGGAACCGAACTGGACCTGTTTTAAAATGAAACGGGACGGGTTGGTTCGAGTCGGGTCAACGGGtccaattaattaatattttttttcttcagacaTTCAGGAATTAGCACAGAAGCAACATCCTCTTTGTAAAACCTTGACgagcacaacaacaacaataactcGATTTCTCGTTCGATCTCAAGCATAATAATAGTCTAATTaagttttcaaaaataaactaatCACAAACCCACCTCACCTGACTTACAATGAGAATCAAATGAGTCAGCTAAAACAAGACTGGACTTTTCCAGCAATACTCAAAGGCTGTGTTTGTTTCCCTTCACTAGCCCTTATTGGACTGGACTAGAGTAATAGTTAGTCCAGTCCCATGTTTGTTACTTCACGGGACTAGCTTTAGTGGGAGTAAGCCGGACTCGCCTCGACTAAGAATCGTGCTAGATGGTCTTAGCGAGAGACATCGAgaaccatgggactagctaatCCCTTCGTCGCCCTCTGCTCGGGTCCCCTACTCTCCTCTCTGCTCGCGTTCTCTCCTTCTTTTTTCATCCCCAACCTTGAATCATGAACAAAGACCTTGATTCGAACTTCAATCAGAGAACTCAGGAGCTCCGTCGGTCGCGCCCTGCTCATACCAAACTCATCGGTCGTGCCCTCCGATTGGCCTCTTTCCTCCTAGACCTCAATTTTCGACGACAAGGACTTCAGACTCCATCCTCATTGACCTCTTCCATTGCTACATCTGCTCCGTTTTGCCCCTCACATCTCCTTCCTCCCTACTTCCCACAACCAGAAAATCCAGAAAAATTGAACCCAGTCAAGAGAAAGGGGAAAGAGACAGTGGCACAAATGAAATGGCAGAGAAAAATGAGAGGGGAGGGATGCAGTGGGCgaacaaaaaaaatgagagagggaggtgaaatggcagagaaagaagagaggggAAGGTTGCAGTAGGCGGACAAAAAAATGAGAGGAAGATGAAATGGCAGGGAAAGATGAGAGGATGTAATAGGCGGACACAAAATTGAGAGATTCTAGAAGGGAAAAtgataatttaataataaaatattgggtaaagtacaaaaaactacctcaactattggtgtcacgacactttcataactcatcttttaaaattgacaatgtcataccttattttacaaatttgtgccaatgtcagaCATTCAtcagtttttctgttactttttctgttaaatgctgacttGGCCAGAGAGAGAacccactcactaatccaactggattaaaaaataataaaaaatatattttaataattaaatattcaaaaattttaaaaaaaaattaaaaaactaaaaaaaattaaaaaatggccTAAGGGATCTGGCCTTCCCTTCCACCTGTAGCATCAATCATTTCCTCCACCCATAGCACCAACCATTTCCTCCACCCGCAccaaccttcttcttctcttcgacagccatcaaaacccagaaaacttcCTCCACCCGTCCCTCTAACCTTCCCCAATCCACCCCCATCCCTCACCTCTTCCTATCCCTTTCGAACCCAAACCCTAAATTGGAGCAACAGAATCCAGAGCCTTCTTTCTGGCCCACAAAACTCTGGTAAAGACCGCCGACGTCGTGATGCGGTTGCAGAAGACGAGGAAAAGCGAGTACTTGAAAAACACCTTGTCGTCGTCGTACGGCACTCTCATGATCTTCTCCTGCAAGAAATCAAAGCAAAATATTCAACATTTCCGCCGCGAAAACGAACATCGATTCGAAGAATTAGATAACTGTGAGGGAATTAGGTGACCTGGAGAACGCCGTAGGTGACGAGCATGGTCATGATTCCGGCCACTGCAAAAACCCATTTCCACAGCTTGCTCGGCTGCGGAGCGCCCGACAACAGCGTCGTTTCGACCATAGCACGATCGCGAATAGTGTAGCTGATGGAGCTCGCCTGGGAACTTGTGACAATACGGTGCCGAGGGTTAGGGTTAAGGTTATGTGAAAGAATCAGAGCGATGGGGTCAAGGGCTTCTGTTTAAAATTTGGGAATTAGGGTTAGGTTTGGGTTCGAAATGGAAGGGAAGAGGTAGGGGAAGGGAAGAGGTAGGGGAAAGGAATAGATGGGGGATGGGGTAGGTTAGTGGGTTAGGGAAGGTTAGGGGGACAGGTGGAGgaaggtttctgggttttggtggatgtcgaagagaagaagaagattggtgCGGGTGGAGGAAAGGGTTGGTGCTGCGGGTGGAAAGGAAGGCTGGATCCcttaggccttttttttttttaattttttaatttttaattttttttttaatttttgaatattttattattaaaaaaaatatattttttttttaatctagttggattagtgagtggatCCTCTctggccacgtcagcatttaatagaaaaactgacggaggtctgacattggcacaaatttgtaagatgaggtatgacattgtcaattttaaaagatgaggtatgaaagtgatgtgacaccaatagttgaggtagttttttgtactttacccaaatattttattataaaagcCTTACAAAACTTATAGAGCATTGTTGTAATCCATCTGTCGTTCTTAATCGAAGATTCGAACACACATTATacattaattggtaattattCATCCCAGTTTGCTGCTGAGCCTGCAAGTATAAAAACCCAGATCCCAAACCATAGTGCGAAATTAAATTAATCCCCAAAATGGAACACAATAACTCAAAATCCCTAAATCTAGAAAGAAAAAACCTAATTCCGTAAATCCCTAAAGGCTAAAATTAAATACCTTTTGTTTGAATATTTGGCTTCGAGATGGACTCAGGAGTTAGGGGACTCAAGACCGTGAGGTGGTGGTTGAAGTTGAGAGGAGAGGATGGTGGTGGCCGGAGACTCGGAGTCAACTTCTGAGAAGCTGCGGGATCTCAACTATCACGATTTGAGTGGGAGTCAGTCTGGACTCTTGAAGAGAGAGATCGCGAGGGAGGAGAGTGAGAATTGACGATAGAGATACTAGAGGGAAGACTGAGGAGAGAAGATTTATCATTCAATCTGGGAGTCGGTCTTTGCAAAAGTGAACAATAGAAAATTCGCCCTAGACTGATATCGTACATCCGTGTGTGAGATTTGAACGACATAGATGTAATCTCCACCAAAAGGCACTAGATACGGTTTAGGCCGGGGCCCATGTCTTCAGGAAATAGGAACCGCCCTACCCCGTCCCGTTgtgatataaaaaaatatggaccTGCCTTGAACTGCTAGTACCCACCCCTACCCACGGGTCCAAGACTTGTTTGCCAACCACCCTTAGCGCCTACTGTCTTTTAGAACGTTGCTTAATATGCTAAGCTTAGAGTACACAACAAGCCTTTAAGCTAATATCTTCCAAATACTCGATGGTAGGGAATGAGTGATCATGCATTTCTTAATCGTTTGACCAAGTTGGTTTTACAATTTCAGCAACCCTTCCATATTCTGTTTAGAAGTTGAattacttaaaaacaaaacttattAATACCGGTCCTTACCAAAATGGTAAGAGAATGAGGAGTTTCTCCTCTACTTTCAACATGCCTTGAATTTAGAGAGTGATTcattccaatccaatccaattaattttctataCCGAATTACAACATTTCTTTTAACTAAACTGACGTTAAAAATAGATGATATACGTTATTTTGAACATATACCGTATCCATAATAAATACCAATTTCAGTAGTAGTAGTAGGAGTAGTAGTAGTAAGAAAAGAGCAGTCACATGTCAAAGACTACAATAATGCGTTCGAGTATCTGACTTCCATTTATCCTCGAAATATGAAGACACAAAAGCCAAATAATCCCTCTATTCGACAGGGATAAGTTCACTTGGCAAGAATATTTAGAGAGAGCTTTTGGGGGATTCtgaaagaatgaaaaattaTGAGAAATTTACACATTAACGAATTGCTTTAGTTTAAAGATGCTTGATCCTTGTACGTTAATGGCTAAGCAAACAAAACAATACTTAACGGGCTACAATACCAGTATTGACTAAGCCTTAGGCCGTCAAAGACGCAGATTGAAGCATTTAAGCAATGGCTGACAAAATTTTCTCCTTCTCTGCAGGACGCCAAAACGTCTTCTGAATGCACAGCAAACCCTCATTGTCTTTCGAGTAAGTAAATCGGATGTTCCATTGCAGAGATTTAGCCAGACTCTCAATCTCATTTAAGGTTTCAGCATTGTCCCATACAATTAGTTTCCCTTCTGGCCTCAGTATCCTATCAACTTCTGCAATCGCTGCCACTAAGCTGCATCTGTAGCCAGAACACAATAACCACATTGAATCAGAGGAAATGTTGGAGGAATTTATTGCGTATAAAACTGCAGTAGATGTCTTTTATACATGTCACAAAAATGAAATGTTGTATTACATACCTTTTCTTAAGGACGGAGAATAGATGATCTGCGTGTAAAAGATCATAAGATCTGGGGTAGGTACTGAACGATTCACACCAATCATGATATATCCCAATTAAACCCCGCTCATAGATTATTGGAAGTGTGTCACGAGAGTCAACTGGGACTACATTCATAACCCATACTTTCAAGTCTTTTAGTGCTGCAGCAAACCTAGAAGCATTGCGAAAGAAAAGTCAGGCTATGTGAAAGATTTCAACATTCTTCACTGCACTGGAAAAGAAAAGCATTTCGCACAAGGGAATAAGAAACACAAAAAGTAGCCGAAAGAGAGATAATAATGACATGCAACTCCCACTGATCTGAAATTCTCAAACCATGTGTTTGCATCTAAATCTAAGAGGATGCCCATCAGAATTTTTCACCTTCAGCCACTAAGATGTTAGAAATACAGTGTATAATCGACAGAAAAAAGGAGGGGGGAAATAGAAGGCAGATTAAGAGACAAGGCAGTGATGCTTTCAAAGGGAAAAAGGAAACTAAAAGATTTATAATTGCTTACCCCCCATATACAGCTCTCATGTCCATGACATTCCTTACAGTGGACCAGTTGATTCCCATCCCATTCAAATAGGTCTCAGAAACAACTTTTTTCCAATGCTTGTAGTCAGAAACGAAATCTTCTGGGGCGGATTTCCCATTAACATCAAGCTGAGACTTTAACCAGTATGGTGGTTTCTGCAACCTTGATGGCCATTGCAGAGGCCACTGAGATCCACGGTCTAATACACCCTCCGGGACTTTGAGCATGCATGCCTCCAATGTTACATTCCTGATGATGCAGAAATAAAATGAATACTTAAAACAGTGTTGGAGATTTAACTCATAGAGAGACTACTATAGAGGAGATCCCTTAACTGCATGGAGGTACTTCAACAATGTAAAGTATTTTCTGAACCATACATTTGATGGTGCTTAGCAGACCAACTTAGAGTAAAGACGAACTTGAAAAATCTATTGACATCAATttacaattattttttgttcaaatgGAACTTATCACCTCAGATTTATTTAGCAACTTAAAAATTATGAGAAGGGGGATGCTATCATGTAAAGTTCTTTCAGTTTTAACACAGTTTGTCAATCTCCCAATTGCAAGTACAACTTAAAGATTTGGAAAGTTATGCATCTCAAGTACCCAACACATGAAGAATTTTCTGCACTACAAAATCCTTCCATTAGTCAACTTAAAAGTTTTTCCAATTATTTTCAGTCTGTCTTTGATGTCATTTCCAATTTTAGTACTAGAGGCCACCAATAAATAACAAACATAAAGAAATGCCAATCCTTAAATATTTAGGAAAAAGGGTATACCAGCCAGCATTTGGATCATCAGATTCACTGCAGAGAGGAGGGTCATTGTGTGGTCGTTCATTGTAGCACTCATTGGTAGAGGGTTTTCTATATATCGCAGCAGCCACTCCATTGAGTGTGTCGTTTTTAATCACTACTAGATCCCAGCACATTGACTTTGTTAATTTCGACATAGCTGCCAATAATTACCATGAGCGAGGGGGAAAGAGTATGTTAGATAGAAGCAACCAAAATACAACTAGCTTTGGAGGCAAAACATGAAGTAGGAAGTACCTACCTTTCCAAATGGCAACATCGTCAGGAAGCTTTTGGTAAACCGGAGTAGCAGACCAGACAAAGTAACCACCAGGTCGCAAGACACGATTAAGCTCCAGGAGCAGTTTACCACCTGCAGTGCAACTCAAATTACATTTCTACAAATATACAAGAACTAAAACAATacacatatacacacatataaaacaatattatatatatatatatatatatataattgaaaacATTACCTTCAATATGCCAAGGTACTCTACACCGTGCACAGTGAATAAGATCAAACACAGAACTTGGATAGGGTAGTCTTTTGGTACCCATAACAGCTGATATGGCAGGGATTCCCCGTTCTAGTGCAAATTGTACTTGGGCTTCGTGCTCATCCTTGGGAGCAAATGACATAGCAAGAACATCTCTTTCAAATAGAAATCCTCCAAAGCTAGCTACACCACACCCAACATCCAATATCACACGGCTTCTTTTACCCCATGCAATATCAGGAAGAGACTACATAGCCAAACAAAGTATACGCTTTAAGCattgaaatatttaaaaaaaaaagaataaaactttcaccaacaaataatactATTTCTTGTAATAttcaaaatgggtgtagcatcaacacgtacacaaaatggatgTAGCGaagatgctgtatggcacagaatgttgggcggtgaagcatcaacacgtacacaaaatgggtgtagcggagatgaggatgcttcgttggatgtgtgggcacacgagaaaggataagattaggaatgaggatatccggggtaaagtaggagtagccgaaattgaaggaaagatgagagaaaatcggttacggtggtttggacatgtgcaaagaaggcctactgacgctccgattagaagatgcgactatgggacagaggttcagggccgaaggggcagaggaagacctagaaaaactttggaagagaccctaagaaaagacttagagtacttggatctaacggaggacatgacacaggacagaacacaatggcgttctaagattcatatagccgatcccactcagtgacttggattttccaagtctccaaccgagaagttttcctcactcgggaaattaagggaacactacctcaacctatatgctccactcacaaagcttcaacatacaagcttcaacaaaagaaaattcaaagaacttagcgaagaaggctttggtgtatttaacacaatacgttgaaatgaaggaaagcttatttattgatatccccgataagttacaaatatgtacatatactggagtcaaattaaacaaacaagagggagccttcacaaaggttgcttaggagaagtctcagcagtcggtagagccccagaaagagaaggcactggagggggatcattcggagcctcagtactggacaaaaccctagaaggaggaggcatcagaggttgatcatttgaagcttcattacgcggtacagccccagaagacgaaggcaataaatgcctttggaacaaacccacaaatctctgatgatcaagtaaaacctgaccatcagattccttcatctggtcaagcttcctcttcatgcttgtagcatagtcatgtgcgagccggtgcaactatttattctcatgcttgagccctctaatctcctgtttgagactcatcacttcagccgccaatgattcaacttggcgggttcgagcaaataggcgttgggccatattagacacagaacctgcacattgaacactgagagccagagaatccttaacagccaactcatcagaccgtttggaaagtagtctgttatctttgggagtgagaaggttcctggccactaccgcagcggtcatatcattcttcatcacggaatccccaacggtaagaggaccagtaggggagacgaaggatgggcgccatatgttgtctggagaaggcggggctgcctcttcaacaaggttcaagtcaaaacgacggtcggaggggccagacattatcaaaggtgttgaagagagaagaggtcggacaaatcaagatcttagaagtgcaagaatggagcttctactggtggatattcaagtgtgctttggaacttaatgtcagcccctataaaaatctgcactcgacgaagcttcagaaatcgaagaggcgcctgctcagaaatcgaagaggtgtttgctttctcaaaagctgggctgctcagagaccacgagggtcgatctcagaaatcgaagaggcgtttgctttctcaaaagctgggctgctcaaagaccacgaaggccgatctcagaaatcgaagaggcttgctttctcaaaagctgggctgctcagagaccacgagggccgatcacagaaatcgaagaggcacctactttcccagccttgtcagcacctgtcacacgcacactcagctttgcggaaattatgggcattctgtcgaagatttctgacgaagtagaaagcacatgaatcgcactgttcaatcacccacttcccacacgcaacagtagctcatgggtaccacagataactttgccaaagttctctgacaaagttgagacacgtgaagcttgcagctcccactacatcgctctgaccaagaagggtaaaagaattgcaaagaaacaacactaacaaagtttaaacacataaattttgaaggtctagctaccatattattatggataattggaaagtcccggtgtgtcaacctctgtgcttcgtggcaaggtagactagcaaacatgcccaacctgtactcacattcgagaaaacactctcaacaagattgcttgctccaaaatcgaagaggcaccgccctccgaatctcgagagtcaggctcccaacatgattactttctcaaaaatcgaagagagggtaaaggaacagtaccactgctggataattggaaagtccctgtgtgtcaacctttgtgcttcgtggcaaggtagactagcaaacatgcccaacctttactcacattcgagaaaacactcccaacaagattgcttgctccaaaatcgaagaggcaccgccctctgaatctcgagagccagactcccaacatgattactttctcaaaaatcgaagagagggtaaaggaacagtaccactgctggataattggaaagtccctgtgtgtcaacctctgcttcgtggcaaggtagactagcaaacacgcccaacctttactcacattcgagaaaacacccccaacaagattgcttgctccaaaatcgaagaggcaccgccctccgaatctcgagagccactcccaacatgattactttctcaaaaatcgaagagacaccgctctccgaatctcgagagccagacccccagcaggattgctttctcaaaaatcaaagaggcatcgttctccgaatctcgagagccagatccccaacaggattgcttgttcgaaaatcgaagaggcaccactttcccaacttcaagagctggatctccttggataaagcttgtctgtaatcttcacacgcaacatcagctttccagataccacagaccactttttcaaagtgctctgacagagttaaagcatgtgaagctggcagctcccactaccgtgctataaccaagcagggtaaaggaatagcattattacttgatgttagggagactcctatatatgtcgacctccatccctaacggacaggcagacctgcaaaaatgctcaaccctttctcttatctgagagggcactcccaacgaagcctttcgaaatattcagctttctttccccccgataatacctctgtaaacaagctatactagagcaagaatatctcatatcatcagggttaaaagcaagagtatcccatatcatgctttttccctgtcttttcctttggccttgttcttacctgcaagacaaggagaaagagagcaatcagtcagcacttggaatcaagcttccagccaggaactgactgcctggaaccccttacctaattacttacctggcattgctctcgagtactcatcttcaacatcttatgcttccagggaagataccgcatctgcctgaggaacagatagggcaagtaagaaggatacaaggaagcatgtggagacaagcgtaacagcacacgtgccgatacatccactactctatcaaaagcaaaagtatcccatatcagcagggtcgaacgtactctagatttgatggacttgttttgaccctcaaattcttcagttggccttatactttggaggaaaccagaaaaccctccagcccagttcaagaataagcctgtggaaagttacttcttcaaaagcaaaagtatcccatatcatctctcctcatttttcttctctttatccttcatgctgcctgcaagatagggagaatgtgaacaatcagccggagctctgattgcttaccttgtctgtcacctctttcagcagatcccctaactcggcgacttgggggactcctactacatggtttgtatcgcgcttgaccaagcatgaaactacaagtaagcttcaagtgaaattgatacattaccttgtgcatctccaccagttacagatatcacccctggatggaggaagagtacttccagagaagatgccacatctacctatgagacagataaggcaagtcaagacgataccacactccggtacttagaagtttcgtggctacgagatcattctcccacaatatttcctaatgtcatttgtactaaatcattcacttgtactcactaaatgagagcttaaacctatgtacttgtgtaaacccttcacaattaatgagaactcctctattccgtggacgtagccaatctgggtgaaccacgtacatcttgtgtttgcttttgtgtaaacccttcacaattaatgagaactcctctattccgtggacgtagccaatctgggtacgtacatcttgtgtttgcttttgtgtaaacccttcacaattaatgagaactcctctattccgtggacgtagccaatctgggtgaaccacatacatcttgtgtttgctttcctatctctatccatttatatacttatccacactaatgaccggagcaatctagcgaagatcacaaaaagtgaccgttttcgctacctaggatctatcttgcaagagaacggagaattagatggagatctcaaccatagaatacaagctggatggatgaagtgtaagagtgcatccggcgtg
This genomic interval from Malus domestica chromosome 05, GDT2T_hap1 contains the following:
- the LOC103401520 gene encoding probable methyltransferase PMT24 isoform X2 — protein: MAVGKYSRVDGRKSWNCCSTTSLVVFVAFCLIGVWMLMSTVAPIQNQGSSSEETVDEVKRQTIIDKNSKQFEDSLGELSETVTKEDENGSDLQSESHSDIKNDQNVEDGSVNTTEEKQEELVSKEGSEEKTEPESDNGGEGNQQEKLVEERSDEKPETKEETKMEEINDQEAGSGDGESNSKAGKTEVEESSGTKTSGEETSDEVKQEEEATGQNEKEEVEKDQEEGDTSSKTESQETTAETEQGSTEVIESQNEKETQQSLSDEHKSGHDERKWKVCDVTAGPDYIPCLDNWGSIKKLPNTGHYEHRERHCPDEASTCLVPLPEGYKRPIQWPTSREKIWYHNVPHTKLAAVKGHQNWVKVTGEYLTFPGGGTQFKNGALHYIDFIQKSLPDIAWGKRSRVILDVGCGVASFGGFLFERDVLAMSFAPKDEHEAQVQFALERGIPAISAVMGTKRLPYPSSVFDLIHCARCRVPWHIEGGKLLLELNRVLRPGGYFVWSATPVYQKLPDDVAIWKAMSKLTKSMCWDLVVIKNDTLNGVAAAIYRKPSTNECYNERPHNDPPLCSESDDPNAGWNVTLEACMLKVPEGVLDRGSQWPLQWPSRLQKPPYWLKSQLDVNGKSAPEDFVSDYKHWKKVVSETYLNGMGINWSTVRNVMDMRAVYGGFAAALKDLKVWVMNVVPVDSRDTLPIIYERGLIGIYHDWCESFSTYPRSYDLLHADHLFSVLKKRCSLVAAIAEVDRILRPEGKLIVWDNAETLNEIESLAKSLQWNIRFTYSKDNEGLLCIQKTFWRPAEKEKILSAIA